A single Ctenopharyngodon idella isolate HZGC_01 chromosome 22, HZGC01, whole genome shotgun sequence DNA region contains:
- the zbtb48 gene encoding telomere zinc finger-associated protein isoform X2 produces the protein MEIPAQGTSHAQRVLSLLNKQRGLGHFCDAMLNTASGQVHLAHRNVLACFSHLFQEPSSNTPCIQIDLPLECPDDGLELLLNFFYTGELQLDDSNLEKIQNAASGLSVPDSLIPCQGLTGVEDWQSPAALSDDDTAKPVFPLTAADPQPDQTPKGKTRSWQKMKNKPDACRLGSAVTASDDDPPTSTSTTTTRSGRRVKGPSRLVGESPMSSVTRQGAGKRKPSSLDGKEQETAATEEDHLKHQDTSEAEVDGSVDDQNDNDDDNDDDDDDDDDREGSIDILYEGTDEEYVPHDSPCSTPKTPRGKRKRQEKSTNKENGEGTSKNSKKGSVQCPTCHKTFLSKYYLKVHNRRHTGEKPFECAKCGKCYYRKENLLEHEARNCLSRIEVVFSCSKCTMTFKKRHELRLHTVTHTGEMPNKCTSCPEQFMQKKDLRIHMIKVHGAPKPHACSLCPKCFLSRTELRLHEAAKHRGEKLFVCEECGHRASSRNGLQMHIKAIHRNERPFVCEFCNHAFTQKANLNMHLRTHTGEKPFQCHLCGKTFRTQASLDKHHRTHTGERPYSCEFCEQRFTEKGPLLRHIASKHQEGRPHFCHICNKTFKAIEQLRVHVRRHKGMRKFECTECGYKFTRQAHLRRHSQIHNRVENYNPRQRRLRNLIVEDENAAASSSPPSQTEAQAGTADMVNLVIQPEAVVVEQVVSASAGGTGGDQATYSVTDGSVNGEQTGFALTGRTDGGVEQTPFTVADVMEQTLLVTDAYPIHQSSVVVELPSSGADGKV, from the exons ATGGAGATACCTGCTCAAGGCACCTCTCATGCTCAGAGGGTGCTGTCCTTGCTCAACAAACAGAGGGGTCTCGGCCACTTCTGTGATGCCATGCTGAACACAGCAAGTGGGCAAGTGCATCTTGCCCATCGCAATGTTCTAGCCTGCTTCAGCCACTTGTTCCAGGAACCCAGTTCAAACACACCGTGTATACAGATCGACCTGCCATTAGAGTGCCCTGATGATGGACTCGAGCtactgcttaattttttttacactggTGAACTCCAGTTAGACGACAGCAATTTAGAAAAGATTCAGAATGCAGCTAGTGGACTGTCAGTGCCAGATTCTCTCATACCTTGCCAGGGTTTGACAGGTGTAGAGGATTGGCAGTCACCTGCTGCCTTGAGTGATGATGATACAGCCAAACCAGTATTCCCTCTTACAGCTGCTGACCCTCAGCCTGATCAGACCCCGAAAGGAAAGACTAGATCTTGGCAGAAGATGAAAAATAAACCTGATGCATGCAGATTGGGTTCAGCGGTCACAGCTAGCGATGATGACCCCCCTACCTCAACGTCTACTACCACCACCCGTTCTGGAAGGCGTGTAAAAGGGCCCAGTCGACTAGTTGGAGAAAGTCCTATGTCTTCTGTTACGAGGCAGGGAGCAGGAAAGAGAAAACCATCATCTCTAGATGGCAAAGAGCAGGAGACTGCTGCCACTGAGGAAGATCATCTCAAACATCAAGACACGAGTGAGGCTGAG GTGGATGGATCTGTTGATGATCAAAATGACAATGATGACGACaatgacgatgatgatgatgatgatgatgacagaGAAGGGAGTATAGATATTCTCTATGAGGGAACCGATGAAGAGTATGTGCCTCATGATTCACCTTGCTCAACCCCAAAGACTCCACGGGGAAAGCGCAAACGGCAAGAAAAAAGTACCAATAAAGAGAATGGGGAAGGAACATCTAAAAACAGCAAGAAAGGCTCTGTCCAATGTCCAACATGTCACAAAACATTCCTCAGCAAGTACTACTTGAAAGTACACAACAG GAGACATACAGGGGAGAAGCCCTTTGAATGTGCTAAATGTGGGAAGTGCTACTATAGGAAGGAAAACTTGCTGGAGCATGAAGCCAGGAATTGTCTTAGCAGAATAGAGGTG GTGTTTTCGTGTTCAAAATGTACCATGACCTTTAAAAAGCGACATGAGCTGCGTCTTCACACAGTCACGCACACAGGAGAGATGCCTAATAAG TGCACATCATGCCCTGAGCAGTTCATGCAGAAGAAAGATCTCAGGATCCACATGATTAAAGTTCACGGAGCTCCTAAACCACACGCA TGTTCATTGTGCCCTAAGTGTTTCCTGTCCCGCACTGAGCTACGTCTGCATGAGGCAGCCAAACATCGTGGTGAGaaactgtttgtgtgtgaggAGTGCGGTCACCGGGCTTCCAGCCGCAACGGCCTGCAAATGCACATCAAAGCCATTCACAG AAATGAGCGCCCTTTTGTGTGTGAGTTCTGCAATCATGCCTTTACCCAGAAAGCCAATCTCAACATGCACCTTCGAACacatactggagagaaacctttccAGTGCCACCTGTGTGGCAAGACGTTTCGCACACAAG CGAGTCTGGACAAACACCACCGCACACACACAGGAGAGCGGCCATATAGCTGTGAGTTCTGTGAGCAACGCTTTACTGAGAAAGGTCCTCTGTTACGCCACATAGCCAGCAAACACCAAGAAGGCCGACCTCACTTTTGCCACATCTGCAACAAAACTTTTAAAG CCATCGAGCAGCTCCGTGTTCATGTACGACGTCACAAAGGCATGAGAAAATTTGAGTGTACTGAATGTGGTTACAAGTTCACCAGACAG GCACATTTGCGACGACACTCACAGATCCACAACCGCGTGGAGAACTACAACCCCAGACAAAGACGGTTACGCAACCTGATTGTGGAGGATGAGAATGCAGCTGCCTCATCCAGTCCTCCCAGCCAGACAGAGGCTCAGGCAGGAACAGCAGACATGGTTAACCTGGTTATCCAGCCAGAGGCGGTTGTAGTGGAACAGGTTGTCTCAGCCTCTGCTGGAGGAACAGGAGGAGACCAGGCTACATATTCAGTGACTGATGGATCAGTGAATGGTGAACAGACTGGGTTTGCTCTGACTGGAAGGACTGATGGTGGAGTCGAGCAGACTCCGTTCACTGTAGCAGATGTGATGGAGCAGACACTGCTGGTGACCGACGCGTACCCCATCCATCAGTCCAGTGTGGTGGTGGAACTGCCCAGCTCTGGAGCTGATGGGAAAGTCTAA
- the nol9 gene encoding polynucleotide 5'-hydroxyl-kinase NOL9, producing MKVHKVSSRSQHKQRNATKRHNKNKWHKKVRSLDSTLPNTSPGTAKLEQQIAKSEKPTVKGLKKLYVKPVTFMPKNSCAEEEKVKATSVTSAHVHTNGGTELDESSTSVDSQGWSEYANSVLQNGKESSTLPDTDEQKEDDLQFHAHLDHTQNRAVLVMKPGQVLCFRGKCLLTCLYGHVDVLGFTIEEGQQSYPLFSSPTHCPLTIKALGNNPPYSKNKKEGLLEAKAIVRKYFSSEPSKKLMSEVESDSCVVLLEPLDTPLTRFLTSFSELAEIFGLNSKEIKSQAAIYNPVLSAVGVTALRGPCAQGLVMSPSFREAISSLHSAWAGEFDRCPVILVCGGKSSGKSTFNRHLINSLLNHTVSVEYLECDLGQTEFTPPGCLSLCTVTEPLLGPPFTHLRDPKHMVYYGQADCQADIDRYLESLKSLWRHVSGESPVIINTMGWIKGHGFLILVDLIRLFSITHVVQLSYGNAPQCQLLTPEFLRTAHGWQTHPPQSTLTEEPASHLTTQSHVFLNVQSEFESAGRSGELQHQRSNELRDLALLGYFSKLQSSEPGPIRPLHCFIPYQVPHSSVAIGVTHCEVAPNNVLYAVNASIVGLCCLSEKVVGRGGPVVLSQTPICQCVGLGVLRGVDMARGLYFLVTPVSPSVLRNVNCLLLGEITLPKIMLTKQHGVEGDLPYVTTDYSFEAKGAGKLHIYKGLTRPGFIKSNN from the exons ATGAAAGTACACAAGGTTTCTTCTCGGTCCCAACACAAGCAACGAAATGCCACTAAACGTCACAATAAGAATAAATGGCACAAAAAAGTACGCAGTCTGGACTCGACTCTCCCAAATACAAGTCCTGGGACTGCAAAGTTGGAGCAACAGATAGCCAAAAGCGAAAAGCCCACAGTAAAAGGTTTGAAGAAGTTGTATGTGAAACCTGTGACTTTTATGcctaaaaacagttgtgccgaGGAGGAAAAGGTTAAGGCCACTTCTGTAACTTCAGCTCACGTCCACACAAATGGAGGCACAGAACTGGATGAAAGCAGCACTTCAGTAGACTCTCAAGGATGGAGTGAATATGCCAATAGTGTTCTTCAGAACGGCAAGGAGAGTTCAACCTTACCTGACACAGATGAGCAGAAGGAGGACGATCTTCAATTCCATGCCCACCTTGACCATACCCAGAACCGTGCTGTTTTAGTCATGAAACCAGGCCAG GTCTTGTGTTTCCGTGGAAAGTGCCTGCTCACTTGCCTCTATGGTCATGTAGATGTGCTGGGCTTCACCATAGAGGAGGGCCAACAATCTTACCCCCTGTTCTCATCACCAACTCACTGCCCTCTCACCATCAAGGCCTTAGGAAACAACCCCCCTTACAGCAAGAACAAGAAAGAGGGGCTGCTGGAAGCAAAAGCCATTGTTCGCAAATATTTCTCTTCAG AGCCAAGTAAAAAGCTCATGAGTGAGGTGGAGTCGGACTCCTGTGTGGTGCTTCTGGAACCTCTGGACACGCCGCTCACTCGCTTTCTCACCAGCTTCTCAGAACTCGCAGAGATATTCGGCCTCAACTCC AAGGAGATCAAGTCCCAGGCTGCCATTTATAACCCGGTTCTGTCAGCCGTGGGTGTAACAGCTTTGCGTGGACCCTGCGCACAGGGTCTGGTGATGTCACCTAGTTTCAGAGAAGCTATAAGCAGTTTGCACAGTGCCTGGGCAG GGGAATTTGATCGCTGTCCCGTAATTCTGGTGTGTGGGGGGAAATCCTCTGGCAAGTCCACCTTCAATCGGCACCTTATTAACAGCCTGCTTAATCA CACTGTAAGTGTAGAGTATTTGGAGTGTGATCTAGGCCAGACTGAGTTCACCCCTCCTGGATGCCTTTCCTTATGTACAGTTACAGAGCCACTGCTGG gGCCTCCTTTCACACATCTGCGTGACCCAAAGCACATGGTGTATTATGGTCAGGCAGATTGTCAGGCTGACATTGATCGGTATCTGGAGTCTCTCAAATCCCTCTGGCGCCATGTCAGTGGAGAGAGTCCTGTCATCATCAATACTATGGGCTGGATCAAag GCCATGGCTTTCTGATACTGGTAGACCTCATTCGTCTTTTTTCCATTACGCATGTAGTGCAGCTGAGTTACGGAAATGCGCCACAGTGTCAGCTTCTCACCCCAGAGTTCCTAAGGACTGCCCACGGCTGGCAGACACACCCTCCGCAGTCCACTTTGACAGAGGAGCCAGCCAGTCACCTCACCACTCAATCTCATGTATTTCTCAATGTCCAATCAGAATTCGAAAGTGCTGGGAGGTCTGGAGAATT GCAACATCAGCGCAGTAATGAGCTGCGAGACCTGGCTCTGCTCGGCTACTTCAGTAAACTGCAGTCCTCAGAACCTGGTCCTATCCGCCCGCTTCACTGCTTCATACCCTACcag GTCCCACACTCATCAGTGGCTATAGGGGTAACACACTGTGAGGTCGCTCCCAACAACGTCCTTTATGCGGTTAATGCCAGTATAGTAGGGTTATGCTGTCTGAGTGAGAAGGTTGTGGGCAGAGGAGGTCCTGTTGTACTCTCCCAAACTCCTATCTGTCAATGTGTGGGCTTAG GTGTTCTGAGAGGGGTAGACATGGCACGAGGGCTGTACTTTCTGGTTACTCCAGTGTCTCCCTCTGTCCTGAGGAACGTGAACTGTCTTCTGCTGGGAGAGATCACTCTGCCTAAAATAATGCTCACCAAGCAG CATGGAGTTGAAGGAGATTTACCTTACGTCACCACAGACTACAGCTTTGAAGCCAAAGGGGCAGGAAAGCTTCACATCTACAAAGGACTGACAAGACCTGGTTTTATAAAGTCAAATAACTAA
- the klhl21 gene encoding kelch-like protein 21 — MEKPVLQTQPSMLPFFDAAHAINLLRGIHELRAERKFFDVTLCAEGKEFHCHRTVLAAASTYFRAMFAGTLRESVMDRVVLHEVSAELLGLLVDFCYTGRVTVTHDNVDLLLKTADLFQFPSVKEACCAFLEQRLDVSNCLEIQDFAEAYACRDLAVSARRFVLKNIVELAKSMDFERLSWKRLLEFVSDDGLCVDKEETAYQIAVRWVKADLQHRLHYWPELLQQVRLPFVRRFYLLAHVESDPLVYLSPACLRLVSEARSFQSYEYDRHDRPGHRMRPRPSTGLAEILVVVGGCDQECDELVTVDCYNPQTGQWRYLAEFPDHLGGGYSIAALGNDIYVTGGSDGSRLYDCVWRYNSSVNEWTEVSPMLKAREYHSSCVLKGQLYVVASDSTERYDHTLDCWEALPPMPHPMDNCSTTACRGRLYAIGSLTGEDTMAIQCYDAESNRWSLISSGELPPWSFAPKSVTLNGMIYFVRDDSAEVDVYNPQKHEWDKISPMTQVHVGGSVAALGGRLFVSGGYDNTFELSDVVEVYDPSTRSWAPAGRLPQPTFWHGSVSIFRQFMPLVPSTFEPFDIPEANAIHLHRHHRNQALHNHNNNVNQNLNQEVNQVH; from the exons ATGGAGAAACCAGTTTTACAAACGCAGCCCTCTATGCTGCCCTTCTTTGACGCGGCCCACGCCATCAACTTGCTCCGAGGCATCCACGAGCTCCGCGCAGAACGCAAGTTCTTCGATGTCACATTGTGTGCTGAAGGCAAGGAGTTTCACTGCCATCGAACTGTGCTAGCAGCTGCCAGCACATACTTCCGTGCTATGTTTGCCGGTACTCTTAGAGAGAGTGTCATGGACCGTGTGGTGCTACACGAAGTATCTGCTGAACTATTGGGCCTCCTGGTGGACTTTTGCTACACTGGTCGTGTGACCGTCACACATGACAACGTGGACCTTCTGCTCAAGACTGCAGACCTCTTTCAGTTCCCTTCTGTCAAAGAAGCGTGTTGCGCGTTCCTGGAGCAGAGACTTGATGTTTCCAACTGCTTGGAGATCCAGGACTTTGCAGAGGCTTATGCCTGCCGTGATTTGGCGGTTAGCGCCCGCCGTTTTGTGCTGAAGAACATTGTGGAGCTGGCGAAGAGCATGGACTTTGAGCGACTGTCGTGGAAGCGACTATTGGAGTTTGTGTCTGATGACGGACTGTGTGTGGATAAGGAAGAAACAGCATACCAGATTGCCGTACGCTGGGTCAAAGCCGACTTGCAGCACCGGTTGCATTACTGGCCTGAGTTGTTGCAGCAAGTACGACTGCCGTTTGTTCGCCGTTTCTACCTTCTGGCCCACGTGGAGAGCGATCCACTGGTCTACTTGTCACCTGCTTGTTTGAGGTTAGTCAGTGAGGCACGCAGCTTTCAGTCCTACGAATACGACCGCCATGACCGACCTGGTCATCGAATGCGCCCTCGTCCGTCCACCGGCCTGGCCGAAATTCTGGTGGTGGTGGGAGGATGTGATCAAGAGTGTGATGAGCTTGTTACTGTGGATTGTTACAACCCACAGACTGGACAGTGGAGATACTTAGCAGAATTCCCAGACCACCTTGGAGGTGGCTACAGTATAGCCGCCCTGGGCAACGACATTTACGTGACAG GTGGCTCGGATGGATCACGTCTCTATGATTGCGTTTGGCGATACAACTCCAGTGTGAATGAGTGGACTGAGGTCTCTCCCATGCTGAAAGCTAGAGAGTACCACAGCTCCTGCGTCCTGAAGGGTCAACTCTACGTGGTAGCCTCTGACAGCACAGAGCGCTATGACCATACCCTGGACTGCTGGGAGGCCCTTCCGCCCATGCCGCATCCCATGGATAACTGTTCTACCACAGCATGTAGGGGACGGCTCTACGCCATTGGATCCTTAACCGGAGAAGACACAATGGCAATTCAGTGCTACGATGCTGAAAGCAACCGCTGGTCACTAATCAGCAGTGGAGAACTGCCTCCGTGGTCCTTTGCCCCCAAATCGGTGACTCTAAATGGCATGATCTACTTTGTAAG GGATGATTCGGCAGAAGTTGATGTCTACAACCCACAGAAACACGAATGGGACAAGATTAGTCCCATGACACAA GTACATGTTGGAGGCAGTGTAGCAGCTTTGGGTGGTCGACTCTTTGTGTCCGGTGGCTATGACAACACCTTTGAGCTATCCGACGTGGTTGAGGTCTACGACCCCTCTACTCGATCGTGGGCCCCAGCTGGCCGGCTCCCTCAGCCCACTTTCTGGCATGGAAGTGTTAGCATATTCCGACAGTTCATGCCCCTTGTTCCAAGCACCTTCGAACCATTTGACATACCTGAGGCCAACGCCATCCACCTCCACAGACACCACCGCAACCAGGCACTTCACAACCACAATAACAATGTCAATCAGAACCTCAACCAAGAAGTCAATCAAGTGCATTGA
- the zbtb48 gene encoding telomere zinc finger-associated protein isoform X1 — MEIPAQGTSHAQRVLSLLNKQRGLGHFCDAMLNTASGQVHLAHRNVLACFSHLFQEPSSNTPCIQIDLPLECPDDGLELLLNFFYTGELQLDDSNLEKIQNAASGLSVPDSLIPCQGLTGVEDWQSPAALSDDDTAKPVFPLTAADPQPDQTPKGKTRSWQKMKNKPDACRLGSAVTASDDDPPTSTSTTTTRSGRRVKGPSRLVGESPMSSVTRQGAGKRKPSSLDGKEQETAATEEDHLKHQDTSEAEQVDGSVDDQNDNDDDNDDDDDDDDDREGSIDILYEGTDEEYVPHDSPCSTPKTPRGKRKRQEKSTNKENGEGTSKNSKKGSVQCPTCHKTFLSKYYLKVHNRRHTGEKPFECAKCGKCYYRKENLLEHEARNCLSRIEVVFSCSKCTMTFKKRHELRLHTVTHTGEMPNKCTSCPEQFMQKKDLRIHMIKVHGAPKPHACSLCPKCFLSRTELRLHEAAKHRGEKLFVCEECGHRASSRNGLQMHIKAIHRNERPFVCEFCNHAFTQKANLNMHLRTHTGEKPFQCHLCGKTFRTQASLDKHHRTHTGERPYSCEFCEQRFTEKGPLLRHIASKHQEGRPHFCHICNKTFKAIEQLRVHVRRHKGMRKFECTECGYKFTRQAHLRRHSQIHNRVENYNPRQRRLRNLIVEDENAAASSSPPSQTEAQAGTADMVNLVIQPEAVVVEQVVSASAGGTGGDQATYSVTDGSVNGEQTGFALTGRTDGGVEQTPFTVADVMEQTLLVTDAYPIHQSSVVVELPSSGADGKV, encoded by the exons ATGGAGATACCTGCTCAAGGCACCTCTCATGCTCAGAGGGTGCTGTCCTTGCTCAACAAACAGAGGGGTCTCGGCCACTTCTGTGATGCCATGCTGAACACAGCAAGTGGGCAAGTGCATCTTGCCCATCGCAATGTTCTAGCCTGCTTCAGCCACTTGTTCCAGGAACCCAGTTCAAACACACCGTGTATACAGATCGACCTGCCATTAGAGTGCCCTGATGATGGACTCGAGCtactgcttaattttttttacactggTGAACTCCAGTTAGACGACAGCAATTTAGAAAAGATTCAGAATGCAGCTAGTGGACTGTCAGTGCCAGATTCTCTCATACCTTGCCAGGGTTTGACAGGTGTAGAGGATTGGCAGTCACCTGCTGCCTTGAGTGATGATGATACAGCCAAACCAGTATTCCCTCTTACAGCTGCTGACCCTCAGCCTGATCAGACCCCGAAAGGAAAGACTAGATCTTGGCAGAAGATGAAAAATAAACCTGATGCATGCAGATTGGGTTCAGCGGTCACAGCTAGCGATGATGACCCCCCTACCTCAACGTCTACTACCACCACCCGTTCTGGAAGGCGTGTAAAAGGGCCCAGTCGACTAGTTGGAGAAAGTCCTATGTCTTCTGTTACGAGGCAGGGAGCAGGAAAGAGAAAACCATCATCTCTAGATGGCAAAGAGCAGGAGACTGCTGCCACTGAGGAAGATCATCTCAAACATCAAGACACGAGTGAGGCTGAG CAGGTGGATGGATCTGTTGATGATCAAAATGACAATGATGACGACaatgacgatgatgatgatgatgatgatgacagaGAAGGGAGTATAGATATTCTCTATGAGGGAACCGATGAAGAGTATGTGCCTCATGATTCACCTTGCTCAACCCCAAAGACTCCACGGGGAAAGCGCAAACGGCAAGAAAAAAGTACCAATAAAGAGAATGGGGAAGGAACATCTAAAAACAGCAAGAAAGGCTCTGTCCAATGTCCAACATGTCACAAAACATTCCTCAGCAAGTACTACTTGAAAGTACACAACAG GAGACATACAGGGGAGAAGCCCTTTGAATGTGCTAAATGTGGGAAGTGCTACTATAGGAAGGAAAACTTGCTGGAGCATGAAGCCAGGAATTGTCTTAGCAGAATAGAGGTG GTGTTTTCGTGTTCAAAATGTACCATGACCTTTAAAAAGCGACATGAGCTGCGTCTTCACACAGTCACGCACACAGGAGAGATGCCTAATAAG TGCACATCATGCCCTGAGCAGTTCATGCAGAAGAAAGATCTCAGGATCCACATGATTAAAGTTCACGGAGCTCCTAAACCACACGCA TGTTCATTGTGCCCTAAGTGTTTCCTGTCCCGCACTGAGCTACGTCTGCATGAGGCAGCCAAACATCGTGGTGAGaaactgtttgtgtgtgaggAGTGCGGTCACCGGGCTTCCAGCCGCAACGGCCTGCAAATGCACATCAAAGCCATTCACAG AAATGAGCGCCCTTTTGTGTGTGAGTTCTGCAATCATGCCTTTACCCAGAAAGCCAATCTCAACATGCACCTTCGAACacatactggagagaaacctttccAGTGCCACCTGTGTGGCAAGACGTTTCGCACACAAG CGAGTCTGGACAAACACCACCGCACACACACAGGAGAGCGGCCATATAGCTGTGAGTTCTGTGAGCAACGCTTTACTGAGAAAGGTCCTCTGTTACGCCACATAGCCAGCAAACACCAAGAAGGCCGACCTCACTTTTGCCACATCTGCAACAAAACTTTTAAAG CCATCGAGCAGCTCCGTGTTCATGTACGACGTCACAAAGGCATGAGAAAATTTGAGTGTACTGAATGTGGTTACAAGTTCACCAGACAG GCACATTTGCGACGACACTCACAGATCCACAACCGCGTGGAGAACTACAACCCCAGACAAAGACGGTTACGCAACCTGATTGTGGAGGATGAGAATGCAGCTGCCTCATCCAGTCCTCCCAGCCAGACAGAGGCTCAGGCAGGAACAGCAGACATGGTTAACCTGGTTATCCAGCCAGAGGCGGTTGTAGTGGAACAGGTTGTCTCAGCCTCTGCTGGAGGAACAGGAGGAGACCAGGCTACATATTCAGTGACTGATGGATCAGTGAATGGTGAACAGACTGGGTTTGCTCTGACTGGAAGGACTGATGGTGGAGTCGAGCAGACTCCGTTCACTGTAGCAGATGTGATGGAGCAGACACTGCTGGTGACCGACGCGTACCCCATCCATCAGTCCAGTGTGGTGGTGGAACTGCCCAGCTCTGGAGCTGATGGGAAAGTCTAA
- the casp9 gene encoding caspase-9, which translates to MVPNHRLILQRHRRDLVTALNPADICDGLLSKGVFTQDMIDEIQSKETKRDQARQLVTDLETRGSQAFPAFLECLRETGHHDLVELLQSGDSAHRPPPIPVQPSLIPLPVQNPKCTKKPDRPDLTPPVAVVPLRPVSLPVVKPPSPPSEAQRVRHDRLRRDSIQCYKMDASPCGICLIINNVDFEPASELKDRKGSNIDCDKMENRFKALNFEVIVKRNLKHIHIKHAMSSLAKRDHSAYDCCVVIILSHGTEANHNRFPGAVHGVDGQVVPVQLITNYLNGQNCPSLQGKPKLFFIQACGGGEKDTGFEVSPDEVEPSLGGIDDQMDAIPMSSSSDSLSTSDELDARATLPTPSDILVSYSTFPGYVSWRDTEAGSWYVENLDRVLKENVATDDLVTMLMMVNAAVSQISAKGLYKQMPGSFNFLRKHLYFQSL; encoded by the exons ATGGTCCCTAATCACAGACTGATTCTTCAGCGGCACAGGCGTGATCTAGTCACGGCATTAAATCCTGCTGACATCTGCGATGGGCTTTTGTCAAAGGGGGTCTTCACCCAGGACATGATCGATGAAATACAG AGCAAGGAAACCAAACGAGACCAAGCCAGGCAACTGGTGACAGACTTGGAGACGAGAGGGAGTCAGGCTTTCCCAGCCTTCCTGGAGTGCCTGCGTGAGACTGGCCATCATGATCTCGTAGAGCTCCTTCAGAGTGGAGATAGTGCTCATCGGCCTCCTCCCATCCCAGTACAGCCTTCACTGATCCCTCTGCCTGTCC AAAATCCAAAATGTACTAAAAAGCCAGACAGACCTGATCTCACTCCTCCAGTAGCAGTCGTACCATTGAGACCAGTAAGCCTGCCTGTGGTCAAGCCTCCTAGCCCAC CTTCTGAAGCACAAAGGGTGAGACATGACAGGCTGAGACGTGACAGTATACAG TGCTACAAAATGGATGCCAGTCCGTGTGGGATCTGCCTGATTATAAACAATGTCGATTTTGAACCAGCCTCTGAACTAAAAGATCGAAAGGGGTCCAACATTGACTGTGACAAGATGGAGAATAGATTTAAAGCTCTCAACTTTGAGGTTATTGTGAAAAGGAACTTGAAACACATA CATATAAAACATGCAATGTCATCTTTAGCAAAGAGAGATCATTCTGCGTATGACTGCTGTGTGGTGATCATCCTTTCACATGGTACTGAG GCAAACCACAATCGTTTCCCTGGAGCAGTTCATGGTGTTGATGGACAAGTTGTCCCAGTTCAGTTAATCACAAACTACCTCAATGGCCAGAACTGTCCTTCTCTGCAGGGCAAGCCCAAGCTGTTCTTCATCCAGGCCTGTGGCGGAG GTGAGAAGGACACAGGTTTTGAGGTTTCTCCAGATGAGGTGGAACCCTCTTTGGGTGGGATAGATGACCAGATGGACGCCATTCCCATGTCCTCCAGCAGTGACTCTCTCAGCACATCTGATGAACTTGATGCTCGGGCCACTTTGCCCACACCCAGCGACATCCTGGTGTCCTACTCAACCTTTCCAG GCTATGTCTCTTGGAGGGACACGGAGGCCGGCTCCTGGTATGTGGAGAATCTTGATCGTGTGCTTAAGGAGAATGTTGCCACAGATGATCTAGTGACCATGCTGATGATG gTAAATGCTGCTGTCTCCCAAATATCTGCCAAAGGCCTGTATAAACAAATGCCCGGATCTTTCAACTTCCTCCGAAAACATCTCTACTTTCAGTCTTTGTAA